In Uranotaenia lowii strain MFRU-FL chromosome 2, ASM2978415v1, whole genome shotgun sequence, one genomic interval encodes:
- the LOC129745420 gene encoding zinc finger protein 41, which translates to MGFTDSKMSDLNFLPKKHTNFSIDSILLKSSASAMRALEGDQKVDLTMKTCVKFEASDLKATSCGTAMSPSSSSTSPSSLSNQRPLNRVLANPWCSRGPLMFDPKIITGAAKNLIEPATIGAVANSSATSTIGSSNEATPSVASASVPFIPLIKTEVERKVMLSAYANSSVIERNRLSINYPYPVGIFNAYAAAASLASHHHHHLQHHHHQLLQQSSSTTTAAHYPPASITSSSLFSNLYHQTEKSDENQNHIFPHTPTTSAAGSICNSAATVDSGNDGEDGPFFSFNDTSDSLLSYGAQKMSPTSLMGAFPLGSFSEFSFQCQMCDKIFGCQETLLAHEKTHKSTPRFECEECGKGFSQLRNYKYHISVHRGTKEFAAKCPECGKVFNDKGYLSSHMKIHRNKKEYVCPHCPKSFNQRVAFNMHVRIHTGVKPHKCNECGKRFSRKMLLKQHLRTHSGEKPYQCSVCGKSFADRSNMTLHHRLHSGIKPFACPICPKAFTKKHHLKTHLNYHTGYKPYKCPHPNCGQTFTQSSNMRTHAKKCQFKPPDV; encoded by the exons ATGGGATTTACCGATAGCAAGATGAGTGATTTGAATTTTCTACCAAAGAAGCATACAAATTTCAGTATCGATAGTATTTTGCTGAAAAGTTCCGCATCTGCTATGAGGGCCCTCGAAGGGGACCAAAAAGTGGATCTAACCATGAAAACGTGTGTAAAGTTTGAAGCAAGTGACCTAAAAGCTACATCCTGTGGGACGGCGATGTCCCCGTCTTCATCTTCAACTTCGCCGTCGTCATTATCCAATCAACGTCCCCTGAATCGGGTGCTGGCCAATCCTTGGTGCTCCCGGGGACCGTTAATGTTTGACCCGAAGATCATCACCGGTGCAgcgaaaaatttgatcgagCCTGCAACCATTGGAGCCGTGGCGAACTCATCAGCTACCAGCACAATTGGGTCTTCCAACGAGGCAACACCTTCCGTGGCCTCGGCAAGCGTTCCGTTTATACCGCTCATAAAAACGGAAGTTGAGAGAAAAGTGATGCTAAGCGCGTATGCTAATAGCAGTGTAATTGAACGTAACAGATTATCTATCAATTATCCCTATCCGGTCGGAATTTTCAACGCCTATGCTGCAGCAGCATCGCTGGCAtctcatcaccatcatcatctgCAGCATCACCACCATCAGCTTCTTCAGCAGTCCTCCAGTACGACAACGGCCGCTCATTATCCGCCAGCGAGTATCACATCCAGCAGCTTATTCAGCAATCTGTATCACCAAACCGAAAAAAGCGACGAGAACCAAAACCACATTTTCCCTCACACACCCACAACGAGTGCAGCGGGCAGCATTTGCAATTCTGCTGCCACCGTCGATTCCGGAAACGATGGCGAAGATGGTCCGTTTTTCTCCTTCAACGACACATCGGATTCGCTGTTATCTTACGGCGCCCAGAAAATGTCCCCCACTAGTCTGATGGGAGCATTCCCTTTGGGATCGTTTTCTGAATTTTCCTTCCAATGCCAGATGTGTGATAAAATTTTCGGCTGTCAAGAAACGCTGCTG GCTCACGAAAAAACGCACAAATCCACGCCGCGCTTCGAGTGCGAGGAATGTGGCAAGGGATTCTCACAGCTGCGCAACTACAAGTACCACATCTCGGTGCACCGAGGAACCAAGGAATTCGCCGCGAAATGTCCCGAATGCGGAAAAGTGTTCAACGACAAGGGATATCTGAGCAGCCACATGAAAATCCACCGGAACAAGAAGGAATACGTTTGTCCCCATTGTCCGAAATCTTTCAATCAGCGGGTGGCCTTCAACATGCACGTGAGAATTCATACAG GAGTTAAACCCCACAAGTGCAATGAATGTGGAAAGAGATTTTCGAGGAAAATGCTTCTCAAGCAACATTTACGAACGCACTCCGGAGAAAAACCGTACCAG TGTTCCGTCTGTGGGAAAAGTTTTGCTGACCGTAGCAACATGACCCTGCATCACCGGTTGCACTCGGGCATAAAACCGTTTGCCTGTCCGATTTGTCCGAAAGCGTTCACGAAAAAGCATCACCTCAAAACACACCTTAACTATCACACCGGGTACAAACCGTACAAGTGCCCCCATCCTAACTGTGGCCAAACGTTCACACAGTCCAGCAACATGAGGACTCATGCGAAAAAGTGTCAGTTCAAACCGCCCGATGTTTAA
- the LOC129746726 gene encoding nonsense-mediated mRNA decay factor SMG5 — protein sequence MEYSSNDVKQLFRSIYTLVKQLDDRKGSLTVQAMLANDFLEDHRQLVGRCVTLIFEDYETVGKKAREILWRKGYYDLIAIFKKHHLQLQQRSGTMTAPELEERRKQLKVGIERLLLDGMNHLKVIILRMGKIFNMDNLRYTVNYEMLEDYDDDLLIQESGCYENLKLDEERSDDEKKVIYTKQEISFALESIHSLLTALGDLHRYYCEFGLDGIQYVKEVTAKYYWEAFKMNPKIGITQNQLGTLYNGRNYNIDSVYHYLYSLCCPIPFESSEMNVSRIFQKNIRYLESNEGQEVNEEDFAIREFVAKFLLVVDVFFYDKNVTDFTSLCHSVLIDFKNVLGARKLVDDEYYMTDSLIFKIVSILFFCMYRAKVQNSEKIYSLNAFMVALCSELLEYCTMAVEKYMVENVREDKKFRETYLALYQKYDEEVRKSRTLQKEHVVVFSKDQKSSSGVEEGPGSEDHSNKENDDSDKKSQNSTKNVDGKKKRTRRRRRALSNDSESDFSDEEDESDYQTNSDLEHDDEDDDSSIGSFESYDFSDEEDEVEDVFAHSNEDKQEEQGTFCNVVANDEHQSHETNFNGMNEPLQLKFKKRYHKLNPNIVIEFAEQERTMRSLKLLFDWLFANMDILMGCYQSNPEFIHNIMKLLNHFNIDIFSNRYYFPRDLLTIKDVREDFKSLFEIRRSIPLSEDIAMKRFPLFETTQEELVWETNYRLKTTASEESFLRVMKMVDFGFSLCKSKKFEYSFCPKARDFSLKSKKQQKQQLRKKEDELKRGDRGQTNRRTTRKREQMEEKRRTRRQNPQDDREPRQRRQRGRNRRNMPELGLDKSSQEGDGKVNSGAVAPRKGYLKNKGRTCLLQRADKNDQRTLLKKSDSDTTADETHPEKNINELMGQLWLRNEVKTLESKFKKVVNITLTPYLMLDSTCLTEYTSIVKNLVKTKKFVILIPTAVLSELDELKKHADGARNAIKWLEFEFSKGNRYLRSQKNYEMLPMPLIKVPKKLDRDAAVFHQIVQFCNYIVTNHVDKDCTDIITYLSGESLQDKKLYNSSYIGILEAIPVKFEQIVTFYSNYKRK from the exons ATGGAATATTCCAGTAACGACGTCAAGCAGCTGTTTAG ATCAATCTACACGCTGGTCAAACAGCTCGATGATCGCAAGGGTTCCCTAACGGTCCAGGCCATGCTGGCCAATGATTTCCTCGAAGATCATCGGCAGCTGGTGGGCCGTTGCGTGACCCTCATATTCGAGGACTACGAAACGGTCGGCAAAAAGGCTCGCGAGATTCTGTGGCGCAAGGGTTATTATGATTTGATTGCAATCTTCAAGAAGCATCATCTGCAGCTGCAACAGCGTAGTGGAACTATGACGGCACCGGAGTTGGAGGAACGGCGAAAACAGCTGAAGGTAGGAATCGAACGGCTGCTGCTGGACGGAATGAACCATTTGAAGGTTATCATTTTGCGCATGGGGAAGATTTTCAACATGGACAACTTACGTTACACGGTTAATTATGAGATGCTAGAAGATTACGACGATGATTTGTTAATACAGGAGTCGGGTTGCTACGAGAATCTAAAGCTGGACGAGGAACGAAGCGATGATGAGAAAAAAGTCATCTATACCAAGCAAGAAATTTCGTTTGCCCTGGAATCGATTCATTCATTGTTGACGGCTCTAGGAGATTTACATCGCTATTATTGCGAGTTTGGATTGGATGGGATCCAATATGTCAAAGAAGTAACGGCTAAATACTATTGGGAAGCATTTAAAATGAATCCCAAAATAGGAATAACCCAGAACCAATTGGGTACTCTGTACAATGGACGTAACTATAACATCGACTCGGTGTATCACTACCTGTACTCGCTTTGCTGTCCTATTCCGTTTGAAAGTAGTGAAATGAACGTGAgtagaattttccaaaaaaacataCGATACCTTGAATCTAACGAAGGGCAAGAAGTGAACGAAGAAGATTTTGCTATTCGCGAAtttgttgcaaaatttttacTGGTTGTGGACGTTTTCTTCTACGATAAAAATGTAACCGATTTCACAAGTTTGTGTCATTCGGTTCTGATTGATTTCAAAAACGTGCTAGGCGCTCGTAAACTAGTCGATGATGAATACTACATGACAGATagcttgattttcaaaattgtatcgATTCTGTTTTTCTGCATGTATAGAGCAAAGGtacaaaattcggaaaaaatctaCAGCTTGAATGCCTTTATGGTAGCATTATGCTCGGAGCTTCTGGAATATTGCACTATGGCCGTAGAGAAATACATGGTCGAAAATGTGCGTGAGGATAAAAAGTTCCGTGAGACGTACCTGGCCTTGTATCAAAAATATGATGAAGAAGTTCGTAAGTCACGTACTTTACAGAAAGAACATGTTGTAGTTTTTAGCAAGGATCAGAAATCGTCCTCCGGTGTTGAAGAAGGCCCTGGAAGTGAAGATCATTCGAATAAAGAGAATGATGACAGCGATAAGAAAAGTCAAAACAGTACGAAAAATGTAGACGGAAAGAAAAAGCGTACTCGACGTCGTCGCCGCGCGTTATCAAacgattcagaatcagatttttctgACGAAGAGGATGAAAGCGATTATCAGACGAATTCAGATTTGGAACACGATGACGAAGACGACGATAGTTCCATCGGCAGTTTCGAATCATATGATTTTTCGGATGAAGAGGACGAAGTAGAAGATGTGTTTGCACATTCTAATGAAGACAAGCAAGAAGAACAAGGAACATTTTGCAACGTTGTAGCAAATGATGAACATCAATCGCATGAAACTAACTTTAATGGCATGAACGAACCCCTGCAGCTTAAATTTAAGAAGCGATATCATAAGCTCAATCCTAACATAGTCATCGAATTTGCCGAACAAGAGCGTACTATGCGctctttgaaattattattcgaTTGGCTATTTGCGAATATGGACATATTGATGGGTTGTTATCAATCGAACCCAGAATTCATTCACAATATTATGAAATTGCTTAATCATTTCAACATTGACATTTTTTCCAATCGTTATTATTTTCCGCGCGACTTGTTAACTATTAAAGATGTACGAGaagattttaaatctttgttcGAAATACGCCGTTCTATTCCTCTTTCCGAGGACATTGCCATGAAACGTTTccctttatttgaaacaacccaAGAAGAACTTGTTTGGGAAACCAACTACCGTCTCAAGACAACAGCTTCTGAAGAAAGTTTTCTACGAGTAATGAAAATGGTTGATTTTGGCTTTTCACTATGCAAATCTAAGAAATTTGAGTATTCATTCTGTCCCAAAGCACGTGATTTCAGTCTTAAAAGTAAGAAGCAACAAAAGCAACAGTTGCGCAAGAAGGAAGATGAACTGAAACGTGGGGATCGTGGACAGACTAATCGTCGAACCACACGTAAAAGAGAGCAAATGGAAGAAAAACGTCGTACTCGTCGTCAGAATCCTCAAGACGACAGGGAACCACGCCAACGTCGTCAACGTGGTCGTAATCGGCGTAACATGCCCGAATTGGGCTTGGATAAGTCCAGTCAGGAAGGAGATGGAAAAGTAAATTCTGGTGCCGTTGCACCCAGAAAaggttatttgaaaaacaaaggcAGGACCTGCTTGTTACAGCGAGCTGACAAAAACGACCAGCGAACGCTTCTAAAGAAATCGGATTCGGATACCACGGCTGACGAAACACACCCTGAGAAAAATATTAATGAACTTATGGGCCAACTGTGGTTGAGAAACGAGGTCAAAACATTGGAGTCGAAG tttaaaaaagtaGTCAACATTACTTTAACCCCATATCTGATGTTGGATTCGACATGCCTGACGGAATACACATCGATTGTTAAAAACTTGGTGAAGACGAAAAAATTTGTCATTCTTATCCCAACTGCAG tTTTATCCGAACTAGACGAGCTTAAAAAACATGCTGACGGGGCGCGTAACGCCATCAAATGGTTGGAATTTGAGTTCAGTAAGGGCAATCGCTATTTACGGTCccaaaaaaattacgaaatgttACCGATGCCTTTGATCAAAGTGCCGAAAAAGTTGG ATCGTGATGCAGCCGTTTTTCATCAAATCGTTCAGTTCTGTAACTACATTGTAACAAACCACGTTGACAAAGACTGTACCGATATTATAACATATCTATCGGGTGAATCGCTGCAGGATAAAAAGCTGTACAATTCCTCCTACATTGGCATTCTGGAGGCAATTCCGGTCAAATTCGAGCAGATCGTAACCTTCTATTCCAATTACAAGAGGAAATGA
- the LOC129745421 gene encoding inhibitor of growth protein 4 isoform X1: MTSALYLEHYLDGLEHLPNELKRNFTLMRDLDSRAQVLMKSIDEKANEFMKQLVNPKESFPEDVKKEKLRAIQELFNKAKEYGDDKVQLAIQTYELVDKHIRRLDSDLARFEGEIQDKTLTSREKTTEETVTKKGGRKKVKDTKGSAKKKRAHSSEDEGRAGTGTGGSGSAGTAAGGSSGANGKGKNNKKQKVNQEKEGRKGQKKNADLDDSAQDGGHSTPHPSDVLDMPVDPNEPTYCLCHQVSYGEMIGCDNPDCPIEWFHFACVGLTTKPKGKWFCPKCSQDRKKK, translated from the exons ATGACGTCGGCTCTGTATCTAGAACACTATCTGGATG GTTTGGAGCATTTGCCCAATGAACTGAAACGAAATTTCACTCTAATGCGAGATCTCGATTCCCGGGCCCAGGTGCTGATGAAATCAATTGATGAGAAGGCTAACGAGTTCATGAAACAACTAGTCAACCCGAAGGAGAGCTTCCCGGAAGATGTCAAAAAGGAAAAACTGAGAGCCATTCAG GAACTGTTCAACAAAGCCAAGGAATACGGCGACGACAAAGTGCAGCTAGCGATTCAAACCTACGAGCTGGTAGATAAACACATTCGCCGATTGGACTCGGATCTGGCCCGGTTCGAGGGTGAAATCCAGGACAAAACGCTCACTTCCCGGGAAAAGACAACCGAAGAAACGGTCACCAAAAAGGGTGGCCGCAAGAAGGTGAAGGACACAAAGGGTTCGGCCAAGAAGAAGCGTGCCCACTCGTCCGAGGATGAGGGAAGGGCCGGAACAGGTACGGGTGGGTCCGGATCAGCTGGAACGGCAGCTGGCGGTTCCAGTGGGGCCAATGGTAAAGGCAAGAACAACAAGAAGCAGAAGgtaaatcaagaaaaagaaGGCCGCAAGGGCCAAAAG AAAAACGCCGATCTGGATGACAGCGCCCAGGATGGTGGACACTCGACTCCACATCCAAGCGATGTGCTAGACATGCCGGTGGATCCCAACGAACCGACCTACTGTCTGTGCCACCAGGTGTCCTACGGTGAAATGATTGGCTGCGATAACCCCGAT TGTCCGATCGAATGGTTCCACTTTGCTTGCGTGGGGTTGACCACCAAACCGAAAGGCAAATGGTTTTGTCCCAAATGCTCGCAGGATCGAAAGAAAAAGTGA
- the LOC129745421 gene encoding inhibitor of growth protein 4 isoform X2 yields the protein MTSALYLEHYLDGLEHLPNELKRNFTLMRDLDSRAQVLMKSIDEKANEFMKQLVNPKESFPEDVKKEKLRAIQELFNKAKEYGDDKVQLAIQTYELVDKHIRRLDSDLARFEGEIQDKTLTSREKTTEETVTKKGGRKKVKDTKGSAKKKRAHSSEDEGRAGTGTGGSGSAGTAAGGSSGANGKGKNNKKQKKNADLDDSAQDGGHSTPHPSDVLDMPVDPNEPTYCLCHQVSYGEMIGCDNPDCPIEWFHFACVGLTTKPKGKWFCPKCSQDRKKK from the exons ATGACGTCGGCTCTGTATCTAGAACACTATCTGGATG GTTTGGAGCATTTGCCCAATGAACTGAAACGAAATTTCACTCTAATGCGAGATCTCGATTCCCGGGCCCAGGTGCTGATGAAATCAATTGATGAGAAGGCTAACGAGTTCATGAAACAACTAGTCAACCCGAAGGAGAGCTTCCCGGAAGATGTCAAAAAGGAAAAACTGAGAGCCATTCAG GAACTGTTCAACAAAGCCAAGGAATACGGCGACGACAAAGTGCAGCTAGCGATTCAAACCTACGAGCTGGTAGATAAACACATTCGCCGATTGGACTCGGATCTGGCCCGGTTCGAGGGTGAAATCCAGGACAAAACGCTCACTTCCCGGGAAAAGACAACCGAAGAAACGGTCACCAAAAAGGGTGGCCGCAAGAAGGTGAAGGACACAAAGGGTTCGGCCAAGAAGAAGCGTGCCCACTCGTCCGAGGATGAGGGAAGGGCCGGAACAGGTACGGGTGGGTCCGGATCAGCTGGAACGGCAGCTGGCGGTTCCAGTGGGGCCAATGGTAAAGGCAAGAACAACAAGAAGCAGAAG AAAAACGCCGATCTGGATGACAGCGCCCAGGATGGTGGACACTCGACTCCACATCCAAGCGATGTGCTAGACATGCCGGTGGATCCCAACGAACCGACCTACTGTCTGTGCCACCAGGTGTCCTACGGTGAAATGATTGGCTGCGATAACCCCGAT TGTCCGATCGAATGGTTCCACTTTGCTTGCGTGGGGTTGACCACCAAACCGAAAGGCAAATGGTTTTGTCCCAAATGCTCGCAGGATCGAAAGAAAAAGTGA